In Fusarium falciforme chromosome 13, complete sequence, the genomic stretch GTAGCCGGACTTTGTGGAGATAAAACTGGTTGTATAAACTCTATGAGTTGAGCCGGAAGGCCGTAGTTGCTTATGGAACTCGGCATTAAGCGTGGGGTTTCCCGACCCTGGTCATAATTAGTTGTTCTTTATCTTGGATTTCGGATATAATGCCGTTTTCGGGAAGTTGTCCTGAGAGACGAGGTGTGTAACTGGGGGTAAGGAGGGCCTAAGTTACGATTGAATTGAGCTCTTAAAGAGGGCCGATGCATTTAATTTCACCCTTGGAATCGTACAATAAACTATTACCACACCATTAATTTATGCATCGAGAGAGTTTTAAACTAAACTATATTGAGGCTAATATACCTAGCTGATCTAACtgctaaaaaaaaactttctCTAGACTCATCTCCTGATAGAGGAAGGCTGCTTGCTCCCACACAGGGCgagatataaataactctACCAATGGACCTAGTCAGGGTGACAGTACGAATGATTTATTCAGCTGGCAACCTAGCTCCAAGTTGGCCATGGCTTAGTCAGAGATTGTGCACGCCCAAAGCCATCTGTTGCTTTGCCGTATTCATCAAACACCAAGTTCTTGATGTAGCCCGGACCCGCAATTTGTCTACCTAGACATTCAGCCACGTTAAGTAAGCCGGGCTGCCTCTCCACAATTTGTCTACCTGGGCGAGAACAGCAAAACAGAACAGCGGACAGGGCGCTTTATAGAGCCTCCGCAACGTGTCATTTGTCATGTTCGGGCCTTCAGATACCTTGATTCCCCGTGATTCCAATTGATTGAAAATTCCAATTCATCCTGCTTGCAGACAACAACAATTTCACTACAGCATACTATATTCACAGATCGCCTTGACTTCTACGGCAGGAGGCCCTGGGCTACGCCCTCACTCATAGCCAACTTCGAAGCTGCGTCGAAGCCCTCTTCCGTCAACAGGGAAATAACAAGCCGTTTAGGTAAAAACTGGACCTCCAGGTTCATCAAGCGTCATTCGCAACTATCTACGAAGCTTGTTAGACGCCAGGAAGCCGGCAGATTTGACCGGTTTACGCCTAAAGCCGTTCATTGGTACTCAGATGATACGCCGAAAACAAGCCGCCAGGTGAGAAATTTGGCCAAACACCGAAGTCGTCCAACCAGACGGAACTTGGTAGTAGCTAGGTATTTTGGTCCTGTACGGCACGAGCCAGGATAAGGACGTTGTCCCATTAGCAAGAGCTTTGGGTCCATGGATCATTAGACCGAGTTAAGCACGAGCTAGAAGTGGAAATGGATTTGAACGTGCTAGAGTTCCCTCTGAGTCTTTTGAACACTGTCACTTCATCGTTACCAAAACGAGATGGGAATGGGTAAAGGCAGGTTGGTTGAGCTTGCTCAACGAAATGTGGTGGTCCGCCAGTTTCTAATTATTTGTGCCAAACCCGTCAGGTTTTTGCCGAACTGTCAAGGCTTGGTAAGTGTTACTCAATATCAGGAAGTGATTTGTGCCCGTGTCAAGTCCTCAATGCCATCTTGTCCAGTAGTATGTGTTTATGATAGGATCCCGCAATTCGCTGTGAGCCTAGGAAATACTCCACAAGGAGAGGGTTTGCCTTCTGAAGAGTGAGAATGGAAATTGAATTATTGTATTACGCCACGATCTTCCTTAACTTGCGGCAAGCATCCTGTAAAGTAGCCGAGTCCATCGCGTGAATGCCCTAGCGCTTGGACTATGTCGTCTGGTTCACATAGGCGCTCTTCTTCAAATACGCCTCCATAGTCGTCGCGTTGGGATGAATCCTCCGAATCTCTGCCACATTGGCGCCGTATCCGTCATCGTACCACCAGCTTACCATGCCACCCATCTCAGGGACGCCATGCTTCAGCGCCTTTCCAAGTAAACTAAACGTTGTCGGCGCCGGACTTCCCGTGGCCCTCTCAAAAGACTGGCTGAGTTGCGAAAAGGTCAATTCATCGCCAGCTAATCCGATGGCCTTTTTGTTCCAAGTCGTTGGGTCAGAGAAACCCTCAGCTGCAAAGTAGCCGATGTCCTCGGTTGCGATCCATTGTGCCGGCTTGTCCTTCATTGTGTCGCGAAGAAGTGTCAGAAATACCTTCATTGCAAAACTCGGTCCTAGATTATCCATGAAAGTTGTGGGTCGCAGAATAGTCCAGCCCATGGTGCTTTTGCCATTGGAAGTCGAGTCGCGCAGGTGGTGTTCGATCCGGTGCTTAGTTTCAAAGTGTGGTACAGGGGTTGGATTGTCCCAAGATCTCTCGTCACCGCCGCGATCAACACTGCTGTAGACAAAGTGTTGGACGCCTGCCTTGATTGACTCGTCAATCAGGCCCTTTCCTTGCCTCACTTCGCCCTCCAATACGGTAGCTTTGCCGCCGGATGCTTGGATAGAGTAAACGCCCCAGAGTGGTATAGTTCCGGCGACCTTCTTGGCAGATTGAAAGAGAGAGGGGATTGATTCGAGATCACCCTCGACCAGCTTGATGTTGGGCGACTTGGCGGCGAGACGTTTTGCGCTGGGGGATTGCGCATTGCGGGtgacggcgaggagaagaaagtcTGAGGGCTGCTTTGCGACGAGAGCGTTGATAACAGCTCCGCCTTGTCTGCCGGTCGCGCCGGTGATGAGGAGGGCACGAGACATGATGAGAGACTGTGGTGATGTGCAAGGTGAGGTAAAGAAGCCGGCGTGGAGTGAAATAGTGATGACTGAATCCGAGAGGGAAGTGTGGGAGATTTGCGTCTTAAGTACGAAGACGTGGTCACACCAATAAAACTAGGAAACTATGTTCGTTCTCGATATGCAGCGGACTTGTGCGGAGGTTTAGAGACCTGGTCGTCTACCTTAGTCATGGGGTGTTGGCTAAGAAACGAGACTGAGACTCGGCAATAAACAACGGATACCCTTAAGCGCAAATCAACTGCAATCTGAGACGCTGGTAACGCATGATAGTCTCCACCCAGAGTGCTTAAAATTCAAAGTTCAGGTCGATTATTAAGCACCTCATCGAATAATTAGCAGCTTGAAAGGCTCGAAGGGACGGCTGGGCCCCGTTGGGGAAGCAAAAAAAACCCGGACTGGCTAGGGCGGTCGCCCTCCCAATTTGGTCCGATGTTTTCTTTCCAACGCGAAGCAGGGGTGCCAATGAACCCTGATGGTGCGCTTAATAATTACCCCCTTAAGCAAAGAAGACAAATAATTTACCGCTTGTCCGCCGCTTGTCCGCCGTTTGTCCGCCGTTCGTCCGCGATTTGGTCCTCCGGTTCCGAGAGTCTCAATCTACGGATATCTACCTATATCCATGGTGGTACTCAGATTACTGACTCAGTCGGTACAGGTGTGATGCCGACATCAAACGCGAAGTTCTAGGCTGGTAAGGTATTCCTGCTTTTATACAAGCAGCATTCTGGAGTGACATCAGTAAGTGGCATTCAAGCAAGCCCATCGGGGTTACTGACCTCCCCGACTGCCCGGCCGTCGATCTCATGAGGGTTCACAGCATCGACAGATCATCCTGGGATTTATGCTGCTATGGTACGTAGTAAAAGGGTTCATCATTAGTCGGGTTGTGATGGGCTGGGTTGGTTCGGGCCAGTGTTGCGTTCGGATTCGGGTTCGCGTTTTATACAAAACCTTTCTTAGACATTAGATCCAACGAGTGCGGGGTCTGAACTGTTCCATACTAAAAACGCTCGCTTTCGCATTCTCG encodes the following:
- a CDS encoding NmrA domain-containing protein, producing the protein MSRALLITGATGRQGGAVINALVAKQPSDFLLLAVTRNAQSPSAKRLAAKSPNIKLVEGDLESIPSLFQSAKKVAGTIPLWGVYSIQASGGKATVLEGEVRQGKGLIDESIKAGVQHFVYSSVDRGGDERSWDNPTPVPHFETKHRIEHHLRDSTSNGKSTMGWTILRPTTFMDNLGPSFAMKVFLTLLRDTMKDKPAQWIATEDIGYFAAEGFSDPTTWNKKAIGLAGDELTFSQLSQSFERATGSPAPTTFSLLGKALKHGVPEMGGMVSWWYDDGYGANVAEIRRIHPNATTMEAYLKKSAYVNQTT